The following proteins come from a genomic window of Cervus canadensis isolate Bull #8, Minnesota chromosome 3, ASM1932006v1, whole genome shotgun sequence:
- the LOC122438548 gene encoding 40S ribosomal protein S16-like, with translation MASKGPLQLVQVFGRTKTATAVARCTRGNGLIKVNGRPLEMIEPRTLQYKLLEPVLLLGKERFAGVDIHVRVKGGGHVAQIYAIRQSISKALVAYYQKYVDEASKKEIEDIVIQYDRTLLVADPRRCESKKFGGPGARARYQESYR, from the coding sequence ATGGCATCCAAGGGCCCTCTGCAGTTGGTCCAAGTCTTCGGACGCACGAAGACGGCCACCGCCGTGGCACGCTGCACACGAGGTAACGGCCTCATCAAGGTGAACGGACGACCCCTGGAGATGATCGAACCGCGCACGCTGCAATATAAGTTACTGGAACCTGTTCTGCTCCTGGGCAAGGAGCGATTTGCTGGTGTGGACATCCACGTTCGAGTGAAGGGTGGTGGTCACGTAGCCCAGATTTACGCCATCCGCCAGTCCATCTCCAAAGCCTTGGTGGCCTATTACCAGAAATACGTGGATGAGGCTTCCAAGAAGGAGATCGAAGACATCGTCATCCAGTACGACCGGACCCTGCTGGTAGCCGATCCCCGTCGCTGCGAATCCAAAAAGTTTGGAGGTCCTGGTGCCCGTGCCCGCTACCAGGAATCCTACCGATAA